The following are encoded in a window of Caldicellulosiruptor danielii genomic DNA:
- a CDS encoding AAA family ATPase, protein MILQDIEYTMQVLNKVESEIGKVIIGQKDVIRKVLIAIFCGGNVLLEGLPGVGKTHLVKSIAKVLNLKFSRIQFTPDLMPSDIVGTNIVSKDKDGNLTFTFQKGPIFANIILADEINRATPKTQSALLEAMQEKTVTVMGQTYKLNEPFFVLATQNPIEQEGTYPLPEAQQDRFLFKIDVPLPGFDEMIRIVNLTVESQMPQPEKVIEGEEILNINKIVRQVPIAKPVLEYATRLVLSTQPHVKENDIAKKFLRFGAGPRALQHLVLGAKANALFEGRANVAFDDIKSIAKSVLCHRIGLNFEAISEGLIQSDIVDMILQRQKEW, encoded by the coding sequence TTGATTTTGCAGGATATTGAATATACAATGCAAGTTTTAAACAAAGTGGAAAGCGAAATTGGAAAGGTTATAATTGGGCAGAAGGATGTTATCAGAAAAGTTTTGATTGCAATATTTTGCGGTGGAAATGTGCTTCTTGAGGGGTTGCCGGGCGTTGGCAAGACTCATCTTGTAAAGTCAATTGCAAAGGTGCTGAATTTGAAATTTTCAAGAATTCAGTTTACACCTGATTTGATGCCATCAGACATTGTGGGAACAAATATAGTTTCAAAAGACAAAGACGGAAATTTGACCTTTACATTCCAGAAAGGTCCTATCTTTGCTAACATCATATTGGCAGATGAGATAAACAGAGCAACTCCAAAGACTCAATCTGCTCTTTTAGAGGCAATGCAGGAGAAGACAGTCACTGTGATGGGGCAGACCTACAAGCTTAATGAACCATTTTTTGTTCTTGCAACACAAAATCCTATTGAGCAGGAAGGAACATATCCACTTCCGGAGGCACAGCAAGACAGGTTCTTGTTTAAAATTGATGTTCCACTACCAGGTTTTGATGAGATGATAAGAATTGTAAACCTGACAGTAGAAAGTCAAATGCCTCAGCCTGAAAAAGTGATTGAAGGGGAAGAGATATTGAACATAAATAAAATTGTTCGGCAAGTACCTATTGCAAAGCCTGTTTTGGAATATGCGACAAGGCTTGTTTTGAGCACACAGCCGCATGTTAAAGAGAACGACATTGCAAAAAAATTTCTTAGGTTTGGGGCAGGACCAAGGGCACTTCAACACCTTGTTTTGGGTGCAAAAGCAAATGCACTCTTTGAAGGAAGGGCAAACGTTGCGTTTGATGATATAAAAAGCATTGCAAAAAGCGTTCTGTGTCACAGGATTGGCTTGAACTTTGAAGCAATATCTGAGGGGCTCATTCAAAGTGACATTGTGGATATGATTTTGCAAAGACAAAAAGAGTGGTAG
- a CDS encoding helix-turn-helix domain-containing protein: MKNPELYKKIGQKLQEARKKAGLTQEQVADFLGVNKILISYYENGTREISIATLRNLANLYGYTLNYFLSDDETREPEVSFSFRADELEKEDLEVIAMANEFLINLEEMKQMLAQEKEVIKN; encoded by the coding sequence ATGAAAAATCCAGAACTTTATAAAAAGATAGGACAAAAACTACAGGAAGCGAGAAAAAAAGCCGGTCTTACTCAGGAACAGGTAGCAGATTTTCTGGGCGTTAATAAAATTCTAATTTCATATTATGAAAACGGAACAAGAGAAATAAGTATTGCCACTCTGCGGAATCTTGCTAACTTGTACGGTTACACATTGAACTATTTTCTCTCCGATGATGAAACCAGAGAACCAGAAGTAAGTTTTTCGTTTCGTGCTGATGAATTAGAAAAGGAAGACTTAGAAGTGATAGCAATGGCCAATGAGTTTTTAATCAACCTTGAAGAAATGAAACAGATGCTTGCTCAAGAGAAGGAAGTGATTAAGAATTGA
- a CDS encoding ABC transporter ATP-binding protein yields the protein MALVEVDGLVKFYGKKKALDNLSFVVDSKQIFGFVGPNGAGKTTTMKIMCGLLRADKGTVKIDGIDVERKINKIKFLIGYMPDFFGVYDNLKVNEYLEFFALAYGIRGLKVQKLIDDLLELVRLTDKKYDFVDSLSRGMKQRLCLARCLIHNPLLLVLDEPASGMDPQSRIEMKEILKNLKDMGKTIIISSHILPELSELCTHVGIINDGKMVVQGDINQITMLAHGTKRIKIRFVDGSDDAYMVLKEFPSVCDIQIIEGGYILGFDGDDNDLFLLIKSLIDRSAKVCEVSVVEGSLEEAFMKVVQGSQN from the coding sequence ATGGCTCTTGTTGAGGTGGATGGGCTCGTAAAGTTTTATGGGAAAAAGAAGGCATTAGATAATCTCTCATTTGTGGTTGACAGCAAACAGATTTTTGGTTTTGTTGGACCAAACGGGGCTGGTAAGACAACAACAATGAAAATCATGTGTGGGCTTTTGAGGGCAGATAAAGGAACTGTGAAAATTGATGGGATTGATGTTGAAAGAAAGATTAACAAAATTAAATTTCTCATAGGTTACATGCCAGACTTTTTTGGTGTGTATGACAATCTTAAAGTAAATGAATATTTAGAATTCTTTGCTCTGGCATATGGTATACGCGGCTTGAAAGTGCAAAAACTGATAGATGACCTTTTAGAGCTTGTAAGGCTGACTGATAAAAAATATGATTTTGTCGATTCTCTTTCACGTGGTATGAAACAAAGATTGTGCCTTGCAAGGTGTTTGATTCATAATCCGCTACTTCTTGTTTTGGATGAGCCTGCATCAGGCATGGATCCACAGTCTCGAATTGAAATGAAAGAGATATTAAAAAATTTAAAAGATATGGGAAAGACAATAATAATAAGCTCACACATTCTTCCTGAGCTGTCAGAGCTGTGCACGCATGTTGGGATAATAAATGATGGCAAAATGGTTGTCCAGGGTGATATCAACCAGATTACCATGCTTGCGCATGGTACAAAGAGGATTAAAATAAGGTTTGTTGACGGTTCTGATGATGCTTATATGGTGCTTAAAGAGTTTCCGTCGGTTTGTGATATTCAAATCATTGAAGGTGGATACATTTTAGGATTTGATGGTGATGACAATGATTTATTTTTATTGATAAAGAGCCTGATTGATAGAAGCGCAAAGGTATGTGAAGTAAGTGTGGTAGAAGGCAGCCTTGAAGAAGCGTTTATGAAGGTTGTTCAGGGCAGCCAAAATTGA
- a CDS encoding S-layer homology domain-containing protein, whose product MRKFLSFIAIISLLLSFALPVAHAGTISKTVQAVSNKVQYITAGEFVTSLLMGAKVKPNGIADYWGKAVSMGLIPGEVKKNKPLTRAQASYIVWKLINAVPELKKKNIPVSVRRVPPTEAFMRGICFYGGPGGKDDAHGYVEGYDLSDFIQGYQLLVMEYKYADGRSEIKYVWDRYKGITFDPVGRIAKITRDFLGLINEFKKKYPDKVVYAPRPWQKGWLFTMDAVRDSKGAHFDSSMFPANPVQYADAIVSHTDRLKEFIKLGYPITRQDIAQINYYYYSKKQEIFKGYYGTYNIKEHPYFNMYFEDFLVNYPRKYPTDHTRFAYYCKDYYKIPQLYREPMLRLADLGIITPDQSALYVGVYYFNPAKTLTRAEAVQMIARVFNKSKRDVLDEVTVKQYEYWEVQNEIGLGKWQEYDYEKKRYEDDGLKFDDYTEGLMPATQIATFRIEEPMAMSFAKTVYKIIPAGYYGIALAQQGSGNGYDLSYLGGDRLGFYLYDEIDAEKLKVQSNGKVLSSFIPLAYRDEFMKDLNTFTVSKLKAVSNTYEVLKQYGNIFVSFRLEPYYKKTINYCIYTVVPKYALDYKKDYPLLTAKPNPKYKQ is encoded by the coding sequence ATGAGAAAGTTTTTGAGCTTTATAGCTATCATAAGCCTGCTTTTGAGCTTTGCCCTCCCAGTAGCACATGCAGGGACAATTTCCAAAACAGTACAGGCAGTATCAAACAAAGTACAATATATCACCGCAGGTGAGTTTGTCACATCGCTTTTAATGGGCGCAAAGGTAAAACCAAACGGCATTGCTGACTACTGGGGTAAGGCTGTTTCTATGGGCTTGATACCCGGTGAGGTCAAAAAAAACAAACCCTTAACAAGAGCACAGGCAAGTTATATTGTGTGGAAGTTAATTAACGCTGTGCCAGAGCTGAAAAAGAAAAACATACCAGTGTCAGTCAGAAGAGTGCCACCAACTGAGGCGTTCATGAGAGGAATTTGTTTTTATGGTGGACCTGGGGGAAAGGATGATGCACATGGGTATGTTGAAGGCTATGACCTTAGTGATTTCATTCAGGGTTATCAATTACTGGTGATGGAATACAAATATGCAGATGGTAGAAGTGAAATCAAGTATGTCTGGGATAGATACAAAGGGATAACATTTGACCCAGTAGGACGAATAGCCAAAATAACCAGAGACTTTTTAGGGCTAATCAATGAATTCAAGAAGAAGTATCCTGATAAAGTGGTCTACGCACCACGACCATGGCAAAAAGGCTGGTTGTTTACAATGGATGCTGTTAGAGATTCAAAGGGCGCACATTTCGATTCAAGCATGTTCCCTGCCAATCCTGTACAGTATGCAGACGCAATAGTTAGCCATACTGATAGATTAAAAGAATTCATTAAACTTGGGTATCCGATTACAAGACAGGATATAGCACAGATAAACTATTATTATTACTCGAAAAAGCAGGAAATATTCAAAGGTTACTACGGAACATACAACATCAAAGAACATCCATACTTCAACATGTACTTTGAAGACTTTTTGGTGAACTATCCAAGAAAATACCCGACCGACCATACAAGGTTTGCTTACTACTGCAAGGACTACTATAAGATACCACAGCTTTACAGAGAACCAATGTTAAGACTTGCAGACCTTGGCATTATCACACCTGACCAGTCAGCGTTGTATGTTGGAGTTTATTACTTCAATCCAGCAAAGACGCTTACAAGAGCTGAAGCTGTTCAGATGATTGCAAGAGTGTTCAATAAGAGCAAAAGAGATGTGTTGGATGAGGTAACTGTTAAACAGTACGAATACTGGGAAGTCCAAAATGAGATTGGGTTAGGAAAGTGGCAGGAATATGATTATGAAAAGAAAAGGTATGAAGATGATGGTTTAAAATTTGATGATTATACAGAAGGTTTAATGCCAGCAACACAGATTGCAACATTTAGAATAGAAGAACCTATGGCAATGTCTTTTGCCAAAACAGTATATAAAATAATACCTGCCGGGTACTATGGTATAGCTTTGGCTCAGCAAGGTTCGGGTAATGGCTATGATTTATCATATTTAGGTGGAGATAGATTGGGATTTTATCTCTATGATGAAATTGACGCTGAAAAACTGAAAGTTCAGAGCAACGGGAAGGTTTTATCAAGTTTTATTCCTCTTGCATATCGAGACGAGTTTATGAAAGACCTGAACACTTTTACAGTTTCAAAACTCAAAGCTGTTAGTAATACTTATGAAGTTTTAAAACAATATGGCAATATTTTCGTAAGTTTTAGATTAGAGCCCTATTACAAGAAGACAATAAACTACTGTATTTACACAGTGGTACCTAAATATGCACTTGACTATAAAAAAGATTATCCTCTTTTAACTGCCAAGCCAAACCCAAAATACAAACAATAA
- a CDS encoding Athe_2463 domain-containing protein: MKVFKSKGKSKPLALFLVLVFVFELISQFLPLTKAYAIDYSAVSNNYYEGGFDSYNGITRDDVIRDVLPQGTEKYIENNSGKFYLNTEYAIDYRKAVYGLPGSVPGNPYSATKVSYSANPWKPSSIGYWWIIEYEPNVATIMPPHTFGATRVIFQYDGYDKDGDLYQNPYWSLNGDENLKWSDLTASNLASKTDSDVKSKSSSLVTQDRSSSLTTTMKDKIYNDYVSSSGYRYLMLISSNQELNGWYINSLSWLTKDMLFNM, translated from the coding sequence ATGAAAGTATTCAAGAGCAAGGGTAAAAGTAAACCCCTTGCTTTATTTTTGGTCCTGGTATTTGTATTTGAACTTATATCACAGTTTTTACCTTTAACAAAAGCATATGCAATTGACTACAGTGCAGTATCAAATAATTATTACGAAGGCGGATTTGACAGTTATAATGGGATAACAAGAGACGATGTCATTAGAGATGTGCTGCCACAAGGGACAGAAAAATACATTGAAAATAACTCTGGTAAATTTTACCTTAACACCGAATACGCAATAGACTACAGGAAAGCAGTGTATGGACTTCCGGGTAGTGTTCCGGGCAATCCATATAGTGCAACCAAGGTAAGCTACAGTGCAAATCCATGGAAACCATCTTCAATCGGCTACTGGTGGATAATAGAATATGAGCCCAATGTTGCAACAATTATGCCACCGCATACCTTTGGTGCAACGAGAGTTATATTCCAGTATGATGGCTATGACAAAGATGGGGATTTATATCAGAATCCTTATTGGTCTTTAAATGGAGATGAAAACTTGAAGTGGTCTGACCTTACAGCTTCAAACCTTGCGTCAAAGACAGACAGTGATGTCAAGTCAAAATCCAGTAGCTTAGTGACACAAGATAGGAGCAGTAGTCTAACCACAACGATGAAAGATAAAATATACAACGACTATGTAAGTTCCAGTGGATATCGCTATCTTATGTTAATAAGTTCAAATCAGGAACTGAATGGCTGGTATATAAATTCCCTATCATGGCTCACAAAAGATATGCTTTTTAATATGTAG
- a CDS encoding ABC transporter permease — MKYIKRFVMVIFTNPIVTKEIKQRTRGLKFSFTIASWLFVMTLFTIVYLTSYTKSFVEISEFKNSVLTFCFFLIFLFAGFFGLLTTILCSQAIAKEKENQTLDILLSTPLTNFEIIVGKMIAAAGEVIILFFSAAPILVLLYFYGITSMRDILLIMLYVFVVILFYGSLSLLLSTLIKKSIVPTVIVVVFIVVSTILSYFIVAVVQNRYLSNTGQPLQSQNLLNLIAISINSALALLELINSRLNSGFDAFLQYSYMLKGYQIHLIICIAGTVLNIYLSTLFLSPLRKIRIFRRKPS; from the coding sequence TTGAAATACATAAAAAGATTTGTGATGGTAATTTTTACAAACCCTATTGTGACAAAAGAGATAAAGCAAAGGACAAGAGGACTTAAATTTTCGTTCACCATTGCCAGTTGGCTTTTTGTTATGACTCTTTTTACAATAGTATATTTGACCTCATATACAAAGTCATTTGTGGAAATATCCGAGTTTAAAAATTCTGTTCTTACCTTTTGTTTTTTTCTGATTTTTTTATTTGCCGGTTTTTTCGGCCTTTTGACTACCATTTTATGTTCCCAGGCAATTGCAAAGGAGAAGGAAAACCAAACTCTTGACATACTTCTTTCAACGCCTTTGACCAATTTTGAGATTATTGTTGGGAAGATGATTGCAGCAGCCGGTGAAGTCATAATACTTTTCTTCTCTGCAGCTCCGATATTGGTACTTCTTTATTTTTATGGTATAACTTCTATGAGAGATATTTTGCTCATTATGCTCTATGTTTTTGTGGTTATCCTCTTTTATGGTTCTCTTAGTCTTCTGCTGTCAACGCTTATCAAAAAAAGCATAGTACCAACTGTAATTGTAGTTGTATTTATCGTTGTGTCTACCATTCTCAGCTATTTTATTGTTGCAGTAGTTCAGAACAGGTATTTGAGCAATACAGGGCAGCCTTTGCAAAGTCAAAATCTATTAAACTTAATTGCAATTTCTATAAATTCTGCTTTAGCGTTGCTTGAACTTATAAACAGTCGTCTGAATTCAGGTTTTGATGCATTTTTGCAATACTCGTATATGCTCAAAGGTTATCAAATTCATCTTATCATCTGCATAGCCGGTACAGTTTTAAACATTTATTTGAGTACATTATTTTTAAGTCCTCTAAGGAAAATCAGAATATTCAGAAGAAAACCCAGCTAA
- a CDS encoding transposase, whose protein sequence is MIEQKAGFAGIEVVYVKENMTSQICPVCGSKNKPQDRRYECKSCGFKYHRDGVGAINIYGKYTGVSLVVGRLACPAGVRHKVHLRCPAVWNTHPWVKNHSAGKTA, encoded by the coding sequence ATGATAGAACAAAAAGCAGGATTTGCAGGTATAGAAGTTGTATACGTAAAGGAGAACATGACATCGCAAATTTGCCCTGTATGCGGCAGTAAGAACAAACCACAGGACAGGAGATATGAATGCAAAAGTTGTGGTTTTAAGTATCACAGGGATGGAGTGGGAGCGATAAACATCTACGGCAAGTATACAGGCGTGAGCCTGGTAGTTGGGCGTTTGGCCTGCCCCGCAGGTGTGAGGCACAAAGTGCACCTGCGTTGCCCGGCAGTATGGAACACCCATCCATGGGTGAAAAACCATTCTGCTGGGAAGACAGCCTGA
- the tnpA gene encoding IS200/IS605 family transposase has protein sequence MNTYKSTRHAKFLINYHFVWIPKYRKDFLKDPEVKRTVEETIKELSRTYKFDILALEIMPDHIHLFISALPRYSPSELINVIKGATGRRIGQKFPQYKRKDSVWTRAYFVATAGNVSSDTIKRYIEEQWKKAEEDE, from the coding sequence ATGAACACCTACAAATCAACAAGACATGCCAAATTTCTAATCAACTACCACTTTGTTTGGATACCAAAATACCGCAAAGATTTTTTGAAAGACCCTGAAGTGAAAAGGACAGTCGAAGAAACAATAAAAGAACTTTCCAGGACATATAAATTTGACATTTTAGCACTTGAGATAATGCCTGACCATATCCATTTATTTATTTCAGCCCTTCCAAGATATTCGCCAAGCGAACTTATCAATGTGATAAAAGGTGCCACTGGACGAAGAATAGGGCAAAAGTTTCCTCAGTATAAACGAAAGGATTCAGTGTGGACAAGGGCATACTTTGTTGCAACAGCAGGCAATGTGTCTTCGGATACAATAAAAAGGTATATAGAAGAGCAATGGAAGAAGGCAGAAGAAGATGAATAA
- a CDS encoding Athe_2463 domain-containing protein produces the protein MLIKRRSFLKALSFLCILSLILSIVPPVGIWHSIKAADDLSVYNGGYTSYGGYDYKWWVDNKAKVQDEQENPLYSITLNGKTLYFNCEIYAEHGQVVYGTPDDVPQNHLVSPAGFKPAANGYFYALPHKDAQGNTYYTLATPGTPGAVCGWFRYIGYSKSGASSQGNLNFFVASRVWGSSKAHSRFWYITKTQVYFELADGSQT, from the coding sequence ATGTTAATTAAGCGCAGGAGCTTTCTAAAAGCTCTTTCTTTTTTATGTATTCTGTCACTGATTTTAAGCATTGTTCCACCAGTAGGAATCTGGCATAGTATCAAAGCCGCTGACGACCTAAGCGTCTATAATGGCGGATATACAAGCTATGGTGGGTATGACTATAAATGGTGGGTAGACAATAAAGCAAAAGTGCAAGATGAACAAGAAAACCCTCTTTACTCTATCACCCTGAACGGCAAAACCCTATATTTTAACTGTGAAATCTATGCAGAGCATGGGCAGGTGGTGTATGGTACACCCGATGACGTGCCGCAAAACCACCTTGTATCACCAGCAGGATTTAAGCCAGCAGCAAACGGGTACTTCTATGCTCTTCCGCATAAGGATGCACAGGGTAACACATATTATACACTGGCTACACCAGGAACACCGGGTGCTGTTTGTGGCTGGTTCAGATACATAGGATACTCAAAGTCAGGAGCTTCTTCTCAAGGCAATTTAAACTTTTTCGTTGCTTCGAGGGTTTGGGGTAGCTCAAAAGCCCACAGCAGGTTCTGGTATATAACAAAAACGCAGGTATACTTTGAGCTTGCAGACGGTAGCCAAACCTGA
- a CDS encoding DUF58 domain-containing protein: protein MFGGLVDDKTLKKLSTLKFKFGIEITSQFEGQQKSKGRGNSLEFSDHREYMPGDDFRKVNFRIFAATQRLYVKLFEQERQTTYNFFIDMSKSMDFGSKVKKGDMAKALAFCLSYIALSQFDSCCIFLVQENGILSSGYLKGKQSLPKIVKFLEDANFGGAANFENIKNIYIPRKSISFIFSDFLFEGAAEVLKVLCSRCSFVCCCQILDEIEAYPSFGHTFCQLIDSESEKAIDVELSDSLIEEYVKELRRYQNTLKYILKKANGRFYEVLSSSALEKTVMNMIGVGK from the coding sequence ATGTTTGGCGGACTTGTTGATGACAAAACACTGAAAAAACTTAGCACTTTAAAATTCAAATTTGGAATCGAGATAACCTCACAGTTTGAAGGTCAGCAAAAATCAAAAGGACGGGGAAATTCGCTTGAGTTCAGTGACCACAGGGAGTATATGCCGGGCGATGATTTTAGAAAAGTAAATTTTAGAATTTTTGCTGCAACCCAGAGACTTTATGTAAAGCTTTTTGAACAGGAAAGACAGACAACTTATAATTTTTTCATTGACATGTCAAAATCGATGGATTTTGGAAGCAAAGTTAAAAAAGGTGATATGGCAAAAGCGTTAGCTTTTTGCCTCTCATACATTGCTCTTTCGCAGTTTGACAGCTGTTGTATATTTTTGGTGCAGGAAAATGGCATTTTATCATCAGGTTATCTCAAAGGTAAGCAAAGCCTTCCAAAAATTGTGAAGTTTTTAGAGGATGCTAATTTTGGGGGTGCAGCAAACTTTGAGAATATTAAAAATATTTATATTCCAAGAAAAAGCATCTCATTTATCTTTTCTGATTTTTTATTTGAAGGGGCAGCTGAAGTTTTGAAAGTGCTATGTAGCAGATGTTCTTTTGTATGCTGCTGTCAGATATTAGATGAAATTGAAGCATATCCTTCATTTGGCCATACATTTTGTCAGCTGATTGACAGCGAGAGCGAAAAAGCTATTGATGTGGAGCTGTCAGATAGTTTAATTGAGGAATATGTCAAAGAGCTAAGGAGGTATCAAAATACACTTAAATATATTTTAAAAAAGGCAAATGGCAGGTTTTATGAGGTGTTGAGCTCAAGTGCTCTTGAAAAAACTGTGATGAATATGATTGGAGTGGGAAAATGA
- a CDS encoding Rpn family recombination-promoting nuclease/putative transposase yields the protein MRDSLPPQEHDSTFKFLFENPKDILFLIRDVIGYSWAKDINEDSIELADKEFVDEDFLQRRADIIAKAKLKDREVYFYIIIENQSTVAEDMPERLLRYMTLLWAKKIREGVKKLPAIIPIVTYNGLREKWDVPQRIIDAFEVFKEDIFKYALVDISKLNVKKLLSKGKKSLVPAVFYLEQARNNEKELAKRLNELVPILEELDTNEQERFAILVRNIIKPRLSEEQKEMLEELTKSLMQGGEKMGEFVSNVARVLDESLERKFNEGIQQGIQQGAYQAKIEIAKNMIQAGAEDNYIAKVTGLDIEKVKELRKELSN from the coding sequence ATGCGTGATAGTTTGCCACCACAGGAACATGATTCAACTTTTAAGTTTTTGTTTGAAAATCCAAAAGATATCCTTTTCCTCATCAGGGATGTGATAGGCTACAGCTGGGCAAAAGATATCAATGAAGATTCAATTGAGCTTGCGGACAAAGAGTTTGTGGATGAAGATTTCCTGCAAAGAAGAGCAGACATTATAGCAAAGGCAAAACTAAAAGACAGAGAAGTGTACTTCTACATTATCATTGAAAACCAATCAACTGTGGCCGAAGACATGCCAGAAAGACTGCTGCGATACATGACACTTCTGTGGGCAAAGAAGATAAGAGAAGGAGTAAAGAAACTACCTGCAATAATACCGATTGTAACATACAACGGTCTGAGAGAAAAATGGGATGTGCCACAGAGGATAATAGATGCTTTTGAGGTATTCAAAGAAGATATATTCAAGTATGCACTGGTAGATATTTCAAAGCTAAACGTAAAGAAACTTCTTAGCAAGGGGAAGAAAAGTTTAGTGCCAGCAGTGTTTTATTTAGAGCAAGCAAGAAACAACGAAAAAGAGCTTGCAAAAAGATTGAATGAATTAGTCCCTATTCTGGAAGAGTTAGACACGAATGAACAAGAAAGATTTGCAATTCTGGTAAGAAACATTATAAAACCTCGACTCAGCGAAGAACAGAAGGAAATGTTAGAGGAATTGACAAAAAGTCTTATGCAGGGGGGAGAGAAAATGGGTGAGTTTGTGTCAAACGTAGCGAGAGTTTTAGATGAATCATTGGAAAGGAAGTTTAACGAAGGAATTCAACAAGGAATTCAACAAGGAGCATATCAGGCCAAGATAGAAATAGCAAAGAACATGATACAAGCAGGAGCAGAAGATAACTACATTGCAAAAGTAACAGGACTTGATATTGAGAAGGTAAAAGAACTGAGGAAAGAACTTTCAAACTGA
- a CDS encoding transposase codes for MNKTYILPIPCEYQDLARELSIQSGKIYSKAVSFLVKMNKKGRRIRRKTFDTYMEWWIHQKGFILHSQSKQAAYQQAWVNYTATLRKIKKTRKKNKNTSKIRLPYRNKKYNKVCFKKSAIKLEENSLIFSNMKGAEKIVIDGVRLGVKPKYAELIYHTDTGKYYVHVVVKITKKQKEKKKGGKTIATDLGVIHPMVCFDGQRVLLYNGGVLNSILRYRNKKLAELSSKLSRCKKGSKRWKKLQRAKIKLLMKLRNQIRDVLGKYTSHLIGYCVKNNIRTIVLGDVKGIRSSKRHGKVTNQEVHQWLFR; via the coding sequence ATGAATAAGACATATATTCTACCGATTCCATGTGAATACCAAGATTTAGCAAGAGAACTTTCGATACAGTCAGGAAAAATCTACTCTAAAGCTGTAAGTTTTCTGGTGAAGATGAACAAGAAAGGGCGAAGGATAAGACGAAAGACATTTGATACGTACATGGAGTGGTGGATACACCAGAAGGGTTTTATCCTGCACAGTCAAAGCAAGCAGGCGGCATACCAGCAGGCATGGGTAAACTACACTGCCACTTTAAGAAAAATCAAAAAGACAAGAAAGAAGAATAAAAACACTTCAAAGATAAGACTGCCATACAGGAATAAGAAATACAACAAGGTGTGTTTTAAGAAATCAGCAATAAAACTGGAAGAGAATAGTCTAATATTTTCGAATATGAAAGGTGCAGAAAAGATAGTTATAGATGGTGTAAGACTTGGTGTAAAACCAAAGTATGCTGAACTTATTTATCATACAGATACTGGCAAATACTACGTTCATGTAGTTGTCAAAATCACGAAAAAACAGAAAGAAAAAAAGAAGGGAGGTAAAACAATTGCAACAGACCTTGGTGTAATACATCCGATGGTATGTTTTGATGGTCAGAGAGTTTTGCTGTACAATGGCGGGGTGTTGAACTCTATTTTACGATACAGAAACAAGAAACTGGCTGAGCTGAGTAGCAAGCTTTCAAGATGCAAGAAGGGTTCAAAAAGATGGAAGAAACTTCAAAGAGCAAAAATAAAGCTTTTAATGAAGCTCAGAAACCAAATAAGAGATGTGTTGGGAAAATACACATCTCATCTGATAGGGTACTGTGTGAAGAATAACATAAGGACGATAGTACTTGGCGATGTAAAAGGGATAAGAAGTAGCAAAAGACATGGGAAAGTGACAAATCAGGAGGTACATCAATGGTTGTTCAGGTAA